One genomic region from Colletes latitarsis isolate SP2378_abdomen chromosome 10, iyColLati1, whole genome shotgun sequence encodes:
- the LOC143346790 gene encoding calmodulin-like protein 4 produces MARYFREEDIDEFRECFYLFARNGQIRTLDELTIIMRSLGLSPTIAELNKYLKDKGGKMSFADFLEVMHLQTRAEDLPKEVIQAFQAADKSRSGTIPARQLAHMLLRWGEQLSSKEVEQIFREANVSSSGHVKYEDFVKIACAPVPDYY; encoded by the exons ATG GCTCGTTATTTTCGAGAAGAGGACATAGACG AGTTTAGAGAATGTTTCTATTTGTTTGCGAGAAACGGTCAAATACGTACCCTGGATGAACTTACGATCATTATGAGATCGTTAGGATTAAGTCCTACTATTGCCGAGTTGAATAAATACTTAAAAGATAAAG GTGGAAAAATGTCGTTCGCCGATTTCTTGGAAGTGATGCATTTACAGACCAGAGCGGAAGATCTACCGAAAGAAGTGATACAAGCTTTTCAAGCTGCGGATAAATCTCGAAGCGGCACTATACCCGCTCGTCAATTAGCTCACATGTTGCTTCGTTGGGGCGAACAACTGAGCAGTAAAGAAG TCGAACAAATCTTTCGAGAGGCTAACGTGTCTTCCAGTGGACACGTTAAATACGAAGACTTTGTAAAAATAGCATGTGCtccggtaccagattactattag
- the Bcas2 gene encoding BCAS2 pre-mRNA processing factor isoform X2, whose translation MAGEVIVDALPYIDQGYDEPGVREAALAMVEEETRRYRPTKNYLEHLPPLNINAFETDVMKHEFERMQNRLPMEVLSMKRYELPPPPPGKMNDLAAWNESVENSSAQLEHQATRICNLELMMEYGCEAWKSYLEILVQLVSQAQKQLQALRKKIQEVNWQRKSMQTQGGEKLRALEAQWVGLVSKNYEIEQACVHLEEEIQKSMMNKGEAVEINDVPGEEEPDVPGKSATEVMATEMSQQEQEN comes from the exons ATGGCAGGGGAAGTTATCGTCGACGCGTTGCCGTACATAGATCAAGGCTACGATGAACCGGGAGTTAGAGAAGCG gcctTGGCAATGGTCGAAGAGGAAACACGTAGATACAGACCGACCAAGAATTATTTAGAACATTTACCACCGCTGAATATAAATGCTTTTGAAACAGATGTAATGAAACACGAATTCGAGCGAATGCAAAATCGTTTACCCATGGAGGTACTAAGCATGAAACGTTACGAATTACCTCCACCGCCACCAGGCAAAATGAACGATCTTGCTGCATGGAACGAAAGCGTAGAAAACAGTAGCGCGCAACTAGAACATCAAGCTACTCG AATCTGTAACCTCGAATTAATGATGGAATATGGATGCGAAGCTTGGAAATCTTATTTAGAAATATTAGTACAGTTAGTAAGTCAAGCACAGAAACAGTTGCAAGCATTAAGGAAAAAGATTCAGGAGGTCAACTGGCAAAGAAAATCGATGCAGACTCAAGGAGGGGAAAAACTGAGGGCATTAGAGGCACAGTGGGTCGGACTGGTATCGAAGAACTACGAAATTGAACAAGCATGCGTTCACTTGGAGGAAGAAATACAAAAATCGATGATGAATAAAGGTGAAGCTGTGGAAATCAATGATGTACCGGGGGAAGAAGAACCAGATGTTCCAGGAAAAAGTGCCACAGAGGTTATGGCGACCGAAATGAGTCAACAAgaacaagaaaattaa
- the Sloth2 gene encoding ubiquinol-cytochrome c reductase complex assembly factor 6 sloth 2: MPAGVSSFRFISFSTLSILSMMAGAQWVHVIYRPLDDLDDLIEQAVKEKLTKT; this comes from the coding sequence ATGCCAGCCGGGGTATCGTCGTTTCGATTCATATCTTTCTCTACATTATCGATATTGTCTATGATGGCTGGTGCACAATGGGTTCACGTCATTTATAGACCACTGGACGATTTAGACGATTTGATAGAACAGGCAGTGAAGGAAAAATTAACGAAAACGTAA
- the Bcas2 gene encoding BCAS2 pre-mRNA processing factor isoform X3, whose product MVEEETRRYRPTKNYLEHLPPLNINAFETDVMKHEFERMQNRLPMEVLSMKRYELPPPPPGKMNDLAAWNESVENSSAQLEHQATRICNLELMMEYGCEAWKSYLEILVQLVSQAQKQLQALRKKIQEVNWQRKSMQTQGGEKLRALEAQWVGLVSKNYEIEQACVHLEEEIQKSMMNKGEAVEINDVPGEEEPDVPGKSATEVMATEMSQQEQEN is encoded by the exons ATGGTCGAAGAGGAAACACGTAGATACAGACCGACCAAGAATTATTTAGAACATTTACCACCGCTGAATATAAATGCTTTTGAAACAGATGTAATGAAACACGAATTCGAGCGAATGCAAAATCGTTTACCCATGGAGGTACTAAGCATGAAACGTTACGAATTACCTCCACCGCCACCAGGCAAAATGAACGATCTTGCTGCATGGAACGAAAGCGTAGAAAACAGTAGCGCGCAACTAGAACATCAAGCTACTCG AATCTGTAACCTCGAATTAATGATGGAATATGGATGCGAAGCTTGGAAATCTTATTTAGAAATATTAGTACAGTTAGTAAGTCAAGCACAGAAACAGTTGCAAGCATTAAGGAAAAAGATTCAGGAGGTCAACTGGCAAAGAAAATCGATGCAGACTCAAGGAGGGGAAAAACTGAGGGCATTAGAGGCACAGTGGGTCGGACTGGTATCGAAGAACTACGAAATTGAACAAGCATGCGTTCACTTGGAGGAAGAAATACAAAAATCGATGATGAATAAAGGTGAAGCTGTGGAAATCAATGATGTACCGGGGGAAGAAGAACCAGATGTTCCAGGAAAAAGTGCCACAGAGGTTATGGCGACCGAAATGAGTCAACAAgaacaagaaaattaa
- the Bcas2 gene encoding BCAS2 pre-mRNA processing factor isoform X1 codes for MYDLENKGEVIVDALPYIDQGYDEPGVREAALAMVEEETRRYRPTKNYLEHLPPLNINAFETDVMKHEFERMQNRLPMEVLSMKRYELPPPPPGKMNDLAAWNESVENSSAQLEHQATRICNLELMMEYGCEAWKSYLEILVQLVSQAQKQLQALRKKIQEVNWQRKSMQTQGGEKLRALEAQWVGLVSKNYEIEQACVHLEEEIQKSMMNKGEAVEINDVPGEEEPDVPGKSATEVMATEMSQQEQEN; via the exons atgtatgatcTGGAAAACAAAG GGGAAGTTATCGTCGACGCGTTGCCGTACATAGATCAAGGCTACGATGAACCGGGAGTTAGAGAAGCG gcctTGGCAATGGTCGAAGAGGAAACACGTAGATACAGACCGACCAAGAATTATTTAGAACATTTACCACCGCTGAATATAAATGCTTTTGAAACAGATGTAATGAAACACGAATTCGAGCGAATGCAAAATCGTTTACCCATGGAGGTACTAAGCATGAAACGTTACGAATTACCTCCACCGCCACCAGGCAAAATGAACGATCTTGCTGCATGGAACGAAAGCGTAGAAAACAGTAGCGCGCAACTAGAACATCAAGCTACTCG AATCTGTAACCTCGAATTAATGATGGAATATGGATGCGAAGCTTGGAAATCTTATTTAGAAATATTAGTACAGTTAGTAAGTCAAGCACAGAAACAGTTGCAAGCATTAAGGAAAAAGATTCAGGAGGTCAACTGGCAAAGAAAATCGATGCAGACTCAAGGAGGGGAAAAACTGAGGGCATTAGAGGCACAGTGGGTCGGACTGGTATCGAAGAACTACGAAATTGAACAAGCATGCGTTCACTTGGAGGAAGAAATACAAAAATCGATGATGAATAAAGGTGAAGCTGTGGAAATCAATGATGTACCGGGGGAAGAAGAACCAGATGTTCCAGGAAAAAGTGCCACAGAGGTTATGGCGACCGAAATGAGTCAACAAgaacaagaaaattaa
- the LOC143346785 gene encoding neuronal acetylcholine receptor subunit alpha-7 isoform X1, producing the protein MSPLVLLFRYGVLAITFASGFGDEHEYRLTKYLLDGYDAGVRPAKNSSQPLAVVFGLSLHHIIDVDEKNQILTTNCWVTQSWTDHHLKWNASEFAGIRVIRVPYNRIWRPDTILYNNADPQYSSAVINTNVIVSHTGEVLWLSHGIFRSSCDIDVEFFPFDEQRCLLKWASWTYDGYQLELEKQSEQGDVSNYQANGEFDLLDFSARRNVEYYSCCPEPYPDITYEIRLRRRPMFYVFNLILPCILINGVALLVFYVPSESGEKVTLGISALLSMTVFLMTIRETLPPTEKTPLISLYYGVSICLVSFASGLAVVTLNLHHRGVRGTRVPGIVRSLVLDKLARVVFLNFQEEKRSEPVEPPRRKNNCPLHCKPEVAQSQSSPKFMSRRDESNTSSPTLDLGKEGSLEAQWSRVLGRVHATIERNEQRLADQDHRERMELDWKQVALVSDRALLCVFFFTTIVSTTVILCGSPPSTNTARDD; encoded by the exons ATGTCGCCGTTGGTCCTGTTATTTCGTTACGGAGTTCTGGCCATCACTTTCGCTAGCG GCTTCGGCGATGAGCATGAATACAGACTGACCAAGTATCTTCTCGATGGATACGACGCCGGCGTTCGGCCGGCGAAAAATTCTTCTCAGCCTTTGGCGGTCGTCTTTGGTCTTTCCCTTCATCACATAATCGATGTC GACGAAAAGAACCAGATACTCACGACGAATTGTTGGGTCACGCAATCCTGGACGGACCATCATTTGAAATGGAACGCCTCGGAATTCGCTGGAATCCGGGTAATTCGCGTGCCCTACAATCGTATTTGGAGACCAGACACgattctgtacaacaa CGCAGATCCACAGTACAGTTCGGCAGTCATCAATACGAACGTGATCGTCAGCCACACGGGAGAAGTGCTATGGCTGAGTCACGGAATTTTTCGTAGTAGCTGCGACATCGACGTGGAATTTTTCCCTTTCGACGAGCAACGATGTCTACTGAAATGGGCCTCGTGGACGTACGACGGATACCAA CTCGAGCTGGAAAAACAAAGCGAGCAAGGAGACGTGAGCAATTACCAAGCTAACGGCGAATTCGATCTACTCGATTTCTCCGCGAGAAGAAACGTCGAGTATTACTCGTGCTGCCCGGAACCGTATCCGGACATCACCTACGAGATCCGACTACGACGCCGTCCGATGTTCTACGTTTTTAATTTGATCCTCCCTTGCATACTTATCAACGGTGTAG CTCTGTTGGTATTCTACGTGCCCTCGGAATCGGGAGAAAAAGTCACCCTCGGGATTTCGGCTCTTCTCTCCATGACGGTCTTCTTGATGACCATTCGCGAGACGCTTCCGCCCACGGAGAAAACACCGCTAATAA GTCTTTATTACGGTGTCAGTATATGCCTGGTATCGTTCGCTTCAGGATTAGCGGTGGTCACTTTGAATCTTCACCATCGAGGCGTTCGAGGAACCAGAGTGCCGGGTATCGTTCGATCTTTGGTCCTGGACAAACTCGCTCGAGTAGTTTTCCTAAATTTCCAAGAGGAGAAAAGATCG GAACCGGTCGAACCTCCGAGAAGAAAGAACAATTGTCCGTTGCACTGTAAGCCGGAAGTGGCGCAATCGCAGTCGTCGCCGAAATTCATGTCCAGAAGGGACGAGAGCAACACCAGCAGTCCAACTTTAG ATCTAGGAAAAGAGGGCAGTCTCGAGGCTCAATGGTCTCGCGTTCTGGGAAGAGTGCACGCGACGATCGAAAGGAACGAGCAACGACTCGCCGACCAAGATCATCGGGAGAGAATGGAATTAGATTGGAAACAGGTCGCGTTGGTAAGCGATCGAGCTCTTCTCTGCGTTTTTTTCTTTACAACGATCGTCAGTACCACTGTCATTCTTTGTGGCTCACCACCGTCCACGAACACTGCCAGAGACGACTGA
- the LOC143346785 gene encoding neuronal acetylcholine receptor subunit alpha-7 isoform X2, with the protein MSPLVLLFRYGVLAITFASGFGDEHEYRLTKYLLDGYDAGVRPAKNSSQPLAVVFGLSLHHIIDVDEKNQILTTNCWVTQSWTDHHLKWNASEFAGIRVIRVPYNRIWRPDTILYNNADPQYSSAVINTNVIVSHTGEVLWLSHGIFRSSCDIDVEFFPFDEQRCLLKWASWTYDGYQLELEKQSEQGDVSNYQANGEFDLLDFSARRNVEYYSCCPEPYPDITYEIRLRRRPMFYVFNLILPCILINGVARSSPPLVYSALLVFYVPSESGEKVTLGISALLSMTVFLMTIRETLPPTEKTPLISLYYGVSICLVSFASGLAVVTLNLHHRGVRGTRVPGIVRSLVLDKLARVVFLNFQEEKRSEPVEPPRRKNNCPLHCKPEVAQSQSSPKFMSRRDESNTSSPTLDLGKEGSLEAQWSRVLGRVHATIERNEQRLADQDHRERMELDWKQVALVSDRALLCVFFFTTIVSTTVILCGSPPSTNTARDD; encoded by the exons ATGTCGCCGTTGGTCCTGTTATTTCGTTACGGAGTTCTGGCCATCACTTTCGCTAGCG GCTTCGGCGATGAGCATGAATACAGACTGACCAAGTATCTTCTCGATGGATACGACGCCGGCGTTCGGCCGGCGAAAAATTCTTCTCAGCCTTTGGCGGTCGTCTTTGGTCTTTCCCTTCATCACATAATCGATGTC GACGAAAAGAACCAGATACTCACGACGAATTGTTGGGTCACGCAATCCTGGACGGACCATCATTTGAAATGGAACGCCTCGGAATTCGCTGGAATCCGGGTAATTCGCGTGCCCTACAATCGTATTTGGAGACCAGACACgattctgtacaacaa CGCAGATCCACAGTACAGTTCGGCAGTCATCAATACGAACGTGATCGTCAGCCACACGGGAGAAGTGCTATGGCTGAGTCACGGAATTTTTCGTAGTAGCTGCGACATCGACGTGGAATTTTTCCCTTTCGACGAGCAACGATGTCTACTGAAATGGGCCTCGTGGACGTACGACGGATACCAA CTCGAGCTGGAAAAACAAAGCGAGCAAGGAGACGTGAGCAATTACCAAGCTAACGGCGAATTCGATCTACTCGATTTCTCCGCGAGAAGAAACGTCGAGTATTACTCGTGCTGCCCGGAACCGTATCCGGACATCACCTACGAGATCCGACTACGACGCCGTCCGATGTTCTACGTTTTTAATTTGATCCTCCCTTGCATACTTATCAACGGTGTAG CCAGGTCCTCCCCTCCCTTGGTTTATTCAGCTCTGTTGGTATTCTACGTGCCCTCGGAATCGGGAGAAAAAGTCACCCTCGGGATTTCGGCTCTTCTCTCCATGACGGTCTTCTTGATGACCATTCGCGAGACGCTTCCGCCCACGGAGAAAACACCGCTAATAA GTCTTTATTACGGTGTCAGTATATGCCTGGTATCGTTCGCTTCAGGATTAGCGGTGGTCACTTTGAATCTTCACCATCGAGGCGTTCGAGGAACCAGAGTGCCGGGTATCGTTCGATCTTTGGTCCTGGACAAACTCGCTCGAGTAGTTTTCCTAAATTTCCAAGAGGAGAAAAGATCG GAACCGGTCGAACCTCCGAGAAGAAAGAACAATTGTCCGTTGCACTGTAAGCCGGAAGTGGCGCAATCGCAGTCGTCGCCGAAATTCATGTCCAGAAGGGACGAGAGCAACACCAGCAGTCCAACTTTAG ATCTAGGAAAAGAGGGCAGTCTCGAGGCTCAATGGTCTCGCGTTCTGGGAAGAGTGCACGCGACGATCGAAAGGAACGAGCAACGACTCGCCGACCAAGATCATCGGGAGAGAATGGAATTAGATTGGAAACAGGTCGCGTTGGTAAGCGATCGAGCTCTTCTCTGCGTTTTTTTCTTTACAACGATCGTCAGTACCACTGTCATTCTTTGTGGCTCACCACCGTCCACGAACACTGCCAGAGACGACTGA
- the Rpl4 gene encoding ribosomal protein L4, giving the protein MSLSTARPLVTVYTDKNESSGDTISLPAVFKAPIRPDVVNFVHQQVSKNSRQPYCVSKEAGHQTSAESWGTGRAVARIPRVRGGGTHRSGQGAFGNMCRGGRMFAPTKPWRRWHRKINVNQKRYALVSAIAASGVPALVQSKGHMIQEVPEFPLVVSDKIQEYNKTKHAVIFLRRIKAWNDIQKVYKSQRFRAGKGKMRNRRRIQRRGPLIVYGQDQGIRKAFRNIPGVDLMNINKVNILKLAPGGHVGRFVIWTKSAFEKLDALYGTWRKESQLKAGYNLPFPKMANTDLSRLLKADEIRKVLRAPRKRVVRSVKKLNPLSNTRAMLRLNPYAAVLKRAAILTATKRQQEREILLAEKRGMKLPKTAPAIKSKLLQERRRKHIMLAKAVKPKKSGAAKKARTSVAATAKPAKARKPTEKAAEPKSMKTTEKAAKPKASKTVPAKK; this is encoded by the exons ATG tCGTTATCAACGGCGCGACCGCTTGTTACGGTGTATACTGATAAAAATGAGTCATCGGGAGATACTATTTCTTTACCTGCTGTATTTAAAGCACCGATTCGGCCAGACGTTGTGAATTTTGTTCATCAACAAGTATCAAAGAATAGTAGACAGCCGTATTGCGTATCCAAGGAGGCTG GTCATCAAACCTCCGCCGAATCATGGGGTACAGGACGTGCCGTAGCACGTATCCCTCGTGTACGAGGCGGCGGTACTCACCGCTCTGGACAAGGTGCGTTTGGCAACATGTGTAGAGGGGGACGAATGTTTGCTCCGACGAAACCTTGGCGACGTTGGCATCGTAAAATTAACGTTAACCAAAAAAGATACGCTCTAGTTTCTGCTATTGCTGCATCCGGTGTCCCGGCTCTTGTACAATCTAAAG GTCATATGATCCAAGAAGTTCCAGAATTTCCTTTGGTAGTGTCGGACAAAATTCAAGAATATAACAAAACTAAACATGCCGTTATATTTTTGAGACGTATCAAGGCGTGGAACGATATCCAAAAA GTATACAAGTCGCAACGTTTCCGTGCAGGTAAGGGTAAAATGCGTAATCGCAGACGCATTCAACGTCGAGGACCCTTGATCGTGTATGGTCAAGATCAG GGTATTCGTAAGGCGTTTCGCAACATTCCCGGTGTTGATCTTATGAACATCAACAAAGTGAATATTCTCAAGTTGGCACCCGGTGGTCATGTCGGACGATTCGTAATTTGGACAAAGTCCGCTTTTGAAAAGCTGGATGCTCTTTATGGAACCTGGCGCAAGGAATCTCAACTTAAAGCTGGTTATAACTTGCCCTTCCCAAAGATGGCTAATACGGATTTGTCGAGACTCTTGAAAGCCGATGAAATTCGTAAAGTTTTGAGAGCACCAAG GAAGAGGGTGGTCCGCAGCGTGAAGAAGCTGAATCCGTTGTCCAATACTCGCGCGATGTTGCGTCTGAACCCGTACGCTGCTGTGCTGAAACGTGCGGCAATTTTGACGGCGACGAAACGTCAACAAGAGAGGGAGATTCTTTTAGCGGAGAAACGCGGA ATGAAGCTACCAAAGACCGCACCGGCTATAAAATCGAAGCTGCTGCAGGAGAGACGTAGGAAGCACATTATGCTCGCGAAAGCAGTGAAACCCAAAAAGTCGGGCGCCGCGAAAAAAGCAAGAACCAGCGTCGCGGCGACGGCTAAACCCGCGAAAGCGAGAAAACCAACCGAGAAAGCTGCGGAACCGAAATCGATGAAAACAACGGAGAAAGCTGCGAAACCGAAGGCATCGAAAACCGTGCCTGCCAAGAAGTAA